The Tenebrio molitor chromosome 2, icTenMoli1.1, whole genome shotgun sequence DNA segment CATTAGTATTTATAATCATGGGCTCAACATCTATgacgtcaatttttttcttagttTCCCATGCAGCATTAATTACTTTCTCAGTATGTGCtacataatttttccaatgttCGGCACTTACTTTTTTGATTGCCATATTCCAAATCTTCAACACATCGTCTACAGTTGATCttgttttgattatttcttcgTCATAAAATCTTTTGCATTCAGACCAAACCATTTCGATTGCGTTGAAGTGGCAATGATATGGAGGCAATCTTAAGACAGAATGCCCGTGTTCTTCAGCATATTGGTCTAAATGGTATACTTTTTCTGGTAAATTACACGAAacgattttccaaatttgatcTTTCATATCGCTGACTGAAAACGTAACGTTTTTCTTCTGTAGCCATTCTttcatcttcttttttgtccAGCTTTTTATAGGAATTTCTTCCTGGAAATAcaaatattgtattttttatactaAATGGTACCTAGCAGAAATCAAACCTGCAATCCGCTATGATAACTTGCGTTATCCATTATGATAAGTGATGGTTCTTCTAAATTGGGTATCAATTCTGTTTTAAACCAATTCTCAAAGTTTTTCCGGTTCATGTTGTCGTGGTAATCTCCGCTTCTTGTCGTACTTTTAAAAATGAGCCCCGCATTTTCAACAAAACCATCTTTTTTTCCTGCATGTAACACAATATATCTGCATCCATCCCCAGTCTTTTTCGACGTCGTAGCCATACTACCATCTTGCCAAGATTTTCTATTTCCGCCTTTACTAAATACCCAAGTTTCGTCAAGTACCACGGGCTGGTATAATTGCATTCTCTTATGACGTAAATATTGTCTCAGAAAATGTcttctttttatttgaatacagGGTCTCTCCATGAGGAACTTTCGACTGTCGTTTTTTCTAAACTTGAATCCAGTTTGACGAACCCATGTATGTATTGATTTGACGCAACACTTAAAGTCAGGATTTTCTTCCATAAATCTTGAATGCAATGATTTCATTGTAAGGTGTTTTTTTTCAGCacacattttataaacaatttctcGTATTATTGGGTTTATTTTGGTCTTCAGTTCTTTAATTTTCTTCGACATTGAAGCTCTGAATTCGCTATCAGATTTTGTCGGCTTCTTTAAGCGGTAAAGGGATCTTGTTGAGATCTTTAAAACTTCAGCAGTCTGCGATACAATCATTTCTTCAGTTACCTTCTGGTCTGTTTTTTCGATGGATTGCTTGCGGAAATACTCGTACACATgcaaaattaacttttttgaTTGGTCGTTAAACCTTTTCACCATTTTAACGATTTATTATTACCACTTTCAACAAAATGTCTGAATTTGAcagttgtttttaaattttcaaaaattgtcatgaTTACCGAATTATTTGGATCTAGCACCGATATACGTATTTTCTAGTTCTTTTCTGTTTCATCCAAAGTCTTTAAGTTAGAAAAAGATAGTTTACTGACTTGGGGTATTACATGGAGTATAGAATAGACTTATTttaaacgcaaaatagaaaaacataagAAGTGAAATACGGAAGGAAAATAATATTCCCTCCTGATATTTTCATGATCGAAGTAAgattaaaaacaagaaaatagtTCTTGAAAACCTAATTTATTGACACGTTAAAATCACTAAATAGTAAAATAGTTATGTATGTAGTTGGTTTATGGTACGGATGTCTTTTCTCCAAAAGAACCTGAAGAAAATACTAAAACACCTGCTGCGGTtacagttttgaaattataactttaataaacatgtaaaatttcttaaaatgttctgtttttatttgacTTCTACTCCCGATCATGAAAAAAGTTTAGTATGTATCCCAACAACGTTTTTCTGTGGTTACGATAAAATGAAGAATATTCTTTACTTCTTTTTACACCTTGTTAAGACTCGagtaattgttgtttttgcataattaattcatttatacagggtacttcacgagtgataatgagcacggaggaattaaaaatgcaacccagactacatttacaaagttaacgtggctattttgaatatcgtattgttttaaaataaaattatgaatccacgatggcttTGCTTCTAATAactttatttgtcacaactgacatttacgaaaaagttaaaataggacgattaaaatgtattctaaacagttgaaaaatattggtatttttttgtctcacaattggcactgaccggatgttttaacttaacacgacattaaaaaaaaaataggttatgtcggttatgtttatgctattacaaaaattaacctttgatgataaacgtcaaatttgccTGTCAAcgctgtcaaagctgacaaccggaaatgcgtttaggttacagtggtaccaaaatcattcaaattttcattgttatcaacagactcagtcattcttgatcacgttgtacattttcaattatgtcgggctcattatcactcgtgaaatactaATTCTAAGTACTAAGTATTGCTTTTGTGGACTTATTGGTTTAGGTAATTTTTGAATCCTTGTGAACAACTTGTTGAGGACCTAGGATTTTTTATCCCTGCGTAAGAAACAAGTCGTCATATAATACCTACTCATTGTCGCAAACTTTTTCCTTAAACAATCGCAAAACTTATTGTTAAAAACCAttctatttaatattttttcatttaaattagtTGTATAGTTTAATGGAAAATTAACTCCTTATTGCAGGCTATTGTTTGTAGCTGCCAGGAGTAAATGTTCAGTCGTCTAGTGTAGAAAGTTCTTGTATGCAGTTCATAGAGATTCATTTTTTCCTTTTAGCATACAACGGaagttacaatttttacatACAACATAGAAAGAATTGGTgatacaataaaaatacaatacaataatTCTATAAAATCTACTTATTCACAATGATAAAAAAGTTGTACTTCATCGTTACATATCCTAGAAGCACTGTAAGTGATGACCCATTGGCTTACTTTTATCAAAATGTTTGTGGCAACTGAAactaaataaatgaaacttgAAGTAAGGAATCGTCTTTAAACTGTTGATCATAATGGTGTTAAAGATCTCCCAAAACCCAAAAGAGAGTTATCAGTCGTTATGAGGATTCTTTGTACGTTTTTCGAACTAAGTAAAATGAAACATGCTTGAAGACTTGCAATTAATGAAGTTTTCGAATTATCAATTTCCGAATAGTTCTTATGTAACGTGAATTTCTGCAGTTTTCATTTTCGTTAACCTATATAAACAAGAATAAAATACCTATGTAATAAATTGATCCGCTACATATTTCACAAGGTCTCATGCCAAATTTACAACGCCCACTGCCACATAAAAGTAATGTAATGTTGTCAACTGTATCATGAATGGAAAGTATACAATTTTACTCTCTTCACTGTTGACTAACCGACGATAATATAAATATCTAAGAATTATTATCGCCATgcattgttaaaaattaacagtGTGAATTTATCACTGAAAGGGAATCTAATTTGTATGgatattttatgtaaatttgaaaagtgtaaatttattgaaattaaattcttaCGTTGTCACAATTTTACACTGttgcaaaatttattattatacagaGTGCCAGCGAAGATAAATTGATCTTTAATTGAATTTAGCATGGAATGATCCACAGTGCattaacaaaattgtattttcaccgtaaaaaataattataaagtaAAAGGTAAAAATTACTCGTCAAAGTTGAGACACTGAAGGATTTCACTTAAGTACCACAAGCTTCTTGTGTTTGAGATGATGAGCTTTTGAAAGAGTTAATTAACACATTAGAAAGTCACAACGAGGTAGTTGATAAGTAACTTTTCAACTGAACACTaaattttggttttattttaCGTTATCACTACGTTATCATTAACTTTAGTATTATTGGGTGTCGTACCCTTACTTACATCTTTAACACAGAGAGTTCTTTAACGACAACATGAGGAAGAAATGGAGTGAAGATTATGTTCAAAAAATCTTACTACAGAAGTGTTAACTCACTTAGTTGAAGCAGgacaactattttttttaacgttaacTGATTAACTaacttaaattattttattttaagtttcATAAACACCTACGTTACGgtgtaattttacatttaaagtAAAAGTAAATCGTGCCGCTTATGACGCTTGATTACGTGGAATTAATACTTCACATGTCGTCACCatgtaataacatttttacggcgtttctttttaattaaacgacCTCGTTCCTGCATCAATTAATCTAGGTAGGGTGATTGATGTCTGCAAAATTGTGAATTATAAAATTGCTCAAATGCTAAAGATAGCATAAAAGTTTATTGCTTAGAAAGTACAGTTAGTTATTCAATCGCTCACTTATAAGCAAATGTCCtatttagattttttgaataatttccCAAGTGGCAGATTTCGGTCAGTGCAGGTTAATTTGTTCCCACACAGATTACTTTtgaattatacatttttattttattgtaattaaattgttatagCGTTGAAAGaatgattaattaaaattattgtgcaACATTTACACctccaaaaaatgttaatagaTTTTACTGGACCAGCATATAAAAAGTCATACATTGAATGGCTTTTGCAATGCAAATTTGGTAGTTTATACCACAAGAATCAGAAAGTAAATAATTCCAAAATACACAAAATAATGTAACGATTTACCTAACAGTTATCGTGAAGAGTGTCAACCTAACAGTTGTTTTTCTTCCTTAATGCAAAACTGTTTATCAACTATGTCAACTAGTGTGCAACTATTAGCGCAATAGTAACGTGAAACAAACCTGGGTGGTGCTttctgtatttaaaaattagaaccattaaatttcaatttttctaaaaaaaaatatgcataAAAAGTTTGTCGCCGCCATATGAGTGAAGTATCAACCTAATCTGCACTTTCATATTAAATGGTCAAGATGGTGGTCCAGAAACTGAACCTATCAGAAAATTTCGTGAACATTCCCTGGACGCCGGACATTACTAAATTGAAGACATGATCCATGATATGGTTCTCGATGAAAGACGAGTCAAAGTGAAATTTATGTTAGACAGTAGGAAATGTTTTGTACGATGAGTTCTGAAGGTACTTTTTGATGGGTAGGTACTCAAAATGTGAATGGTAGTTTAGAGCTGATCCAGAGGCTTTATTCATAAATTCATTCATCACTTTCTTAAAATCCTTCCAAATCTCATGAAAATGTCCAAATCTCATGAAAATGATGGAGTGACCATTTTTCTCATTGATGAGGATGCTGTTCTTTCAGGACAATGCTTTGGCTCATTCAAGACTGGCATTTTCATTGCTGCCATCCATAATGCCCGTTTCAGAATACTGGGAAAACCTTCCGTTTGTTATACTTATCCTCATCGCACCTTCGTGGAGTTCATCTTCCGTATGATGGAACACTAAAGACGAAGGCAGCTAAGTGACTCGAAGAACAagcaaaaagtcaaattacTTCAACCTTCACTTCCCTTCAGtattttcgtatattttaaacgatcCACTCTTCACTGGTAAGCTTCATCAATGATTTGTCGAGTTCTGTTTCATACAGAAATATGTTCAATATAAGGTGCAAGATGATgcgcgtttaaaaaaaaacaagtcaTCAGTTTTAATGTACGAAGTAAAATAACGTATGTTTTCGGCTGGAACTACTTTTCTTGTGTCCACAGtgttaattgtttatttttctcaaaatgtcacaatttgcATCTTTAATTCTGTAGAACAAATCCAGTCAGAtaaaagtttttgaaatatcaaattatatctattcacaaccatttaatttcgCTTCATGGGAACTtgaatttcttaattttgaatagCATTTCCACTTAACAACCGCAACAAAACTTTACTATAGATAGAATTAATTGAATTACCTTACCACATCCGCAACTTATACAACAACTCCTTAACAGTcaaagtgttttgtttttagaatGGCCATTTGTTTATATTATGCAAATGCGAAACAACTCTTACGCAACAATATATTAAACTGCACAcatgaaaataaaatgcaaGCTATAAATAATTGACATGCAGTCGTCAAAAGCTGTTTCTGTTCCTCGCTGTAGAAATCGACACTTGCGGACTTTCACAAGCCCTCACAATAGCGCCAACcgtagaaaattaatttttttaacatcttgCATCTAATGTAATCAATTCATCGAGTACACGAAGAATTAGTAACACTTTTACCGCATCCAACAGCTCATCGATTCCGTTTCGGATCGTGCAAGGTCTCATCGTATGTGGCTTTCGGCATGGTTTTCACTTATGTGAAGTTCTTTTTTGTGGAATCAACACACTTAGCTTGTAACCTATGGTTGTATGTGGGCCAATAGGTGAGCTGCTAATTGCACCGTCCTAATCGCGGTGTGCTGCGATTGTACATATTAAACGGGATGAAGTATAGGTACATTCGGTTAATAACAGGTGATATGCAGTGAGAATAAGATAAATTATGCAATGGCCGCGTGCGTAATAAAgcgaacaataaaaattcctATATTGGCATAACTGTTTGCCCAAGTATGGGAAGAACCGGCGGACAATGAGTATTGTTCGGTAATGTGACTTTCGTAGGTACATGGCTCCACATTAGCAGGCTCGAGTTAAGACACTACTATCACACAGGATATTATAACACATGGTATAagcttgatttatttatctaaCAAGTTTAACCGCGACAGTTGGTTGACTTAGTATTACAATTACTTTCTACTCATTGACAAGACTGGTCTGCGCTCAAccacaaaaagaaaacaatgagATTGTAACaagtaaaaagtacaaaagGTTTAAGTAACATGTCTGGCATATGGTGTCACAAATTGAttcgataaattaaaatttgtatctTGAGTGAAAAAGTGGAGCGGTCAGATGAATAGATTTTAATTTGATCGATTTCTCGGTCTGTTAATTGATGTAATTAATTTAGAGTAATCTAAGGTCGCATCTTAATGATGTAAAATGATCCTGTAAGAAAACTGCACAAAAACAAGGCACAGAGAAAGTTTATAGAAAATGATTCTAATCTATGGTTTCTCTAAGTGTTTGAAGAATTAATCTGTCCAGAAATGGTGATTTATACGCGACTCGTAACAAGCGTACTTACTACTCATTTTGTGTTTAAGCAAGATTCACAGCCTTACACGAAGGGGAACTGTAAGGAGGTCGGAAGTCTAAAATTGAGTTGTAGAGAACACTGGCGAACAAAATATTCGTGCAGctaactattaaaaaatagataaaaaattccagggtagctcggtggccgcatggctgtcggagacagtgctccgaggtcgcggtcccggcgctagtgggttcgaatctcaccgaagggggaggattttttccaagggaggaacctccgccgggccatggatgtgtgtgtatgtctttcaggggctgacggtagggtggtggaaggaagagcgacactcttccgacaccaccgcgaggtcagcagggttcgaatcccaggccggatgggcctcccatggatgttTGTGTTTGTATTCGTGTTGTGGCGTCCAGAAAAAGGAGGAAGGAGAAGAGAGGGTGGGCGTGGGTagccggggaaagtaccccggagccccgccgcaccacataggaaaaaaaaagagaagaaaaaagccgtccgcaaggtacctgataggccCGTAGTGGTGAAAGGGGAAAggctataataaaaaaaaaaaaaagataaaaaattccTTCGAACTGTATTTTCGGTACAGCTTGTTTTGCCCCTGCACCAGAACTTGGAAAGATCTGGCTCGTTACAGTGTTttgattacaaatttgtttataaaatacacgatttataaaattactgACTGCTGTGTAATTTTAACTAATTGTTTTtactgtttaaaatattctgaaaAAGTAAATGCATTAATTTAGTTAGTTAGTtcaccatttttattttatgtggACGAAGCATTTTACTCCCTGACTCTAAAGATAAAGACGAGCAAATACCTGAAATCAATGAATTTCTATCCTGGCAAATTCTTGATGatcctgatgatgatgatatGACCCTGCagaacaagaggaaaattctcaagaggagTTCATAAACTCTGACGAATTCAGCTCATCTTTACCGATCGATCTAGATTAAACGGATCCGTCTATGTTCACAAAGAGATCGAAAAGAGAAAAACAGTAAATTTATACTGCACCGTGGACTATGCCTACTGGGGACACCACGTTAAAAAAACGCGCCCTATTACTCTTCCTCTGTGGTgatgtggaaaagaataaaaagttcaaaaataataaaaatgcacgctgtaactacgaaaccaTTGacctgacaaaaaaacatgaataacaaaaaatgtagggGATTATAagctctacattttttttataagaacttagatagacgtatctcgcacggatcatgaaataatcgcagaaaAGTGATTTTCCACCCTTATTCTCCAATATGACGGCGCCAGCGGCAACCCTCGAAGGTCGCAAACTcagcaatattaataatatgcctaatagaagatatctgccaagtataaacttttctataCCTTTTCCAAGGTAAAACCTACCTATTGATTGGACTAATCGCAGTAATTTTGTAGGTTAAGTTTAGAGAGAAAAAATGGTCTCATAAATACTTCTGAGAcctggttttatttttttgagaaataaaatttaatgagcTGGATGTAGAACTTGTTGATCACAACATACGCTCAAAATTTTCTAAAGTTTTTTAGTATGATACAATTAAACTACATAATATGTTACACatattattaagtattaattaattaattaatagtaTTTTTGTGTAATTAGATCAAATGCATATTAACAAGAATATAATTATATTACGTAGGTATAAAGGCccccaaaagaaaaaaatagaacTTTTATGTTTTCTTCGGTAACATTTTCATCAGACACGATTTGTTTTGAGTAGATTCTCTTCCTAAgcgaaattctttaatttattcttttctaATGCAACAAGTAAATAGTATCCTTGCGGTTTTAAACTCCAACGGGTTTTGCTCTTCCTTTGTTAGTTTAATAACAGCTAGAAATtcgttaaatattttcaaaattaatgacaaaacAATTATTGAAGAGAGATCAAACTGGATTTTACTACGTATGAGAtcaagaaatgttttattgcgTTTTACCTTGTATTTACTGCGAATGTAGGGATAACTGTTTCAGaataattatacatattatattgATGCAAGAATAATTAAGATAATTTCGTTGTACtctaaaaatttcaattaaaaatgcaaacaaaaCCAAACGCGTAAATTTCAcggttttaattttgtaatagACTTACATATCGTCACGAAACGTTTAGCTGAAAACGTGTTACAACTTTCTTGTTAATTCGAGTATGGTAATTATGGCACACATTGCTTAACGAAGACCCACCAGTTCAAAGAGAAATGAAACAGTGAATAACAGCTGACCTTAATGACACTTTTTACCAACGAACGTGTaaatctaattaaaaaatagttaaaacCAGCTGCACCTCGTGTCGAGATAAAATTTGCATCTTTTAGAAACAGGAATTTTAATGGTCTCAGAGATTATAGATACACGTATCTGTCAGCTGACAATGatgcaaattttattataactgTTCTCTAGTGTCACCAACAAGGTCGTCATAACTTGACTTGGGTTAATACCAAGTCAGAAAACACTTTCAGAGGATTCGTTTTTAGAGAGGCCTCCACTAAATCAAAACACCACTTTCATTTACAACAATCGCACGATCGTTATGCTTTTCCGACAAATCTCAGATTTGCGATGAATCTTTTTTGCGGGCACCACAGAGCTCCGAATTACCAGAGCAAGACGCTTTGTTCCGACTAATTTATCTGATTGTCGCAAAATAAAAAGGTAAGATTTTCCAATTTCCTCAATTACGACACGATCAGATGAGGTTATTCGATTAATCGGTTTCAGTGCAGAGCAGGAAATGATTGTATGCAAAGATGGATAAAACGATGATGCACCAGTGAAGAATCTGAAAGGAGAAGGACGCGTGATGGAGGTTCAGTGGGCGGTAACAGTCGAGACAAGTAATTACAGCTTGTTTAAATTCAGAACCTGAcctaaaagaaaatttcgtGAAAATTGATGGTTGTCTTAGAATTAGCAGAGGAAAGTGTGATTATGAGAAAATTTGTAgtttcaaatacatatttagaaaTCTTTCTGACGACTTGATACTGGTT contains these protein-coding regions:
- the LOC138122562 gene encoding uncharacterized protein; the encoded protein is MVKRFNDQSKKLILHVYEYFRKQSIEKTDQKVTEEMIVSQTAEVLKISTRSLYRLKKPTKSDSEFRASMSKKIKELKTKINPIIREIVYKMCAEKKHLTMKSLHSRFMEENPDFKCCVKSIHTWVRQTGFKFRKNDSRKFLMERPCIQIKRRHFLRQYLRHKRMQLYQPVVLDETWVFSKGGNRKSWQDGSMATTSKKTGDGCRYIVLHAGKKDGFVENAGLIFKSTTRSGDYHDNMNRKNFENWFKTELIPNLEEPSLIIMDNASYHSGLQEEIPIKSWTKKKMKEWLQKKNVTFSVSDMKDQIWKIVSCNLPEKVYHLDQYAEEHGHSVLRLPPYHCHFNAIEMVWSECKRFYDEEIIKTRSTVDDVLKIWNMAIKKVSAEHWKNYVAHTEKVINAAWETKKKIDVIDVEPMIINTNGDSDSDSSDFDSDNCEDENM